A window of Lacibacter sediminis contains these coding sequences:
- a CDS encoding NAD(P)-dependent oxidoreductase, whose amino-acid sequence MKIAVIGATGFVGSAIVEELKQRGHQITGIARNTEKLPSAENITAVKADVNNEEELISAVEGHDTVISSYNAGWTNPNLYNDFLEGSKRIQSAVKKAGVQHLFVIGGAGSLHTATGEQFVDLPQFPAEWKPGALAARDYLNVIREEKDLKWTFLSPALEMHQGTSGERKGTYRKGNDAPVFDENNRSVISVEDMAIAIADEVEQKQHIQERFTVAY is encoded by the coding sequence ATGAAAATAGCAGTAATTGGCGCAACAGGTTTTGTTGGTTCAGCAATCGTAGAAGAATTAAAGCAAAGAGGACATCAGATAACTGGTATTGCACGTAATACAGAGAAGCTTCCTTCAGCAGAAAATATAACTGCAGTAAAAGCAGATGTGAATAATGAAGAGGAATTGATCAGTGCTGTGGAAGGACATGATACGGTGATCAGCTCATACAATGCAGGATGGACCAATCCAAATTTATACAATGATTTTCTTGAAGGATCAAAACGCATTCAATCAGCTGTAAAGAAAGCAGGCGTACAACATTTATTTGTAATTGGTGGCGCCGGCAGTTTGCATACGGCAACAGGCGAACAGTTTGTTGATCTTCCACAGTTTCCTGCAGAATGGAAACCAGGTGCATTGGCAGCAAGAGATTATTTAAATGTGATCAGAGAAGAGAAAGATTTGAAGTGGACATTTTTGAGTCCTGCTTTAGAAATGCATCAGGGCACTTCAGGTGAACGCAAAGGAACTTATAGAAAAGGGAATGATGCACCTGTGTTTGATGAAAACAACCGAAGTGTTATTTCAGTAGAAGATATGGCGATTGCCATTGCGGATGAAGTGGAGCAGAAGCAGCATATTCAAGAACGTTTTACAGTTGCTTACTAA
- a CDS encoding DoxX family protein, giving the protein MKQLVSINISQKGIDLAILLTRITAAVLMLSHGLPKLGMLLSGNGAQFPAVLGMSGELSLTLTVFAEVICSVLILFGFGTRLAAVPLIITMLVAVLYIHSADPFAKQEPGIQYLILYVILFITGSGKYSVDYLLQRRKQSSLAWTNR; this is encoded by the coding sequence ATGAAACAATTAGTAAGCATTAACATCAGCCAAAAAGGAATTGATTTGGCTATCCTCCTCACACGCATTACGGCAGCTGTATTAATGTTGTCGCATGGTTTGCCAAAGTTGGGCATGCTCTTATCAGGTAACGGCGCTCAATTTCCTGCAGTACTTGGTATGAGCGGTGAACTTTCGTTGACATTAACAGTATTTGCAGAAGTGATCTGTTCTGTACTTATCCTTTTTGGATTTGGAACAAGGCTGGCAGCAGTGCCGTTGATCATTACAATGCTTGTTGCAGTTCTGTATATCCACTCAGCCGATCCGTTTGCAAAACAAGAACCTGGTATACAATATCTCATTCTCTATGTGATACTGTTTATTACCGGCAGTGGTAAATATTCAGTTGATTATTTATTACAACGCAGGAAGCAATCATCACTCGCCTGGACAAACAGGTAG
- a CDS encoding YceI family protein, with the protein MKKVVIILSVFFLATAFTTVAVWKNDKAHSQLAFTVTHLGVSDVSGTFNDFDVEVKSSKPDFSDASFALTAKVASIDTRIEMRDNHLKSPDFFDVAKYPELTFKSTGIKSVGKNKYKLSGDLTLKGITKPVVLDLLYRGVIENPMSKKPTAGFQLSGTIKRSDFALGNGFPAPMISDEVIIKADGEFAQ; encoded by the coding sequence ATGAAAAAAGTAGTAATTATTCTTTCGGTATTCTTTTTAGCAACAGCATTTACAACCGTTGCAGTATGGAAAAATGACAAAGCACATTCTCAGCTGGCATTCACTGTTACACACTTAGGTGTATCAGATGTGTCGGGCACGTTCAATGATTTTGATGTTGAAGTTAAGTCTTCAAAGCCCGATTTCAGCGATGCATCATTTGCACTTACAGCAAAAGTGGCGTCTATTGATACACGTATTGAAATGCGTGATAATCATTTAAAGAGCCCCGATTTTTTTGATGTAGCAAAGTACCCTGAACTCACGTTCAAAAGCACAGGTATTAAAAGCGTTGGTAAGAACAAATACAAACTCAGTGGTGATCTTACATTAAAAGGTATTACAAAGCCTGTTGTATTGGATCTACTTTACAGAGGCGTTATTGAAAACCCGATGAGCAAGAAACCAACAGCAGGTTTTCAGCTGTCAGGAACGATTAAGCGTTCAGACTTTGCATTAGGTAATGGTTTTCCTGCACCAATGATCAGCGATGAAGTGATCATTAAAGCAGATGGTGAATTTGCACAATAA
- a CDS encoding NADPH-dependent F420 reductase, whose translation MQTKRTIAIIGASGNMGSAIAKSLAKGNDRLLLFSKELDKVEALTTEIQKEYPSVDIDGMTCPMHASWEADIIILATPYEAQAEIADAIRQVANQKIVISIANPLNATYDALVTDHGTSAAEELQALLPHAKVVKAFNTTYAANFAQTVIDGKQADAFIAGNNEAALETTAELVKTTGFNPVIAGKLSVSRTLEAMQLLLIQLTMKYNYNWLAGWKILHNN comes from the coding sequence ATGCAAACAAAAAGAACCATCGCAATAATAGGAGCTTCCGGTAACATGGGTTCAGCCATTGCGAAGTCGCTTGCAAAAGGAAACGACAGGTTATTGCTCTTCAGTAAAGAGCTTGACAAAGTGGAAGCGTTAACGACAGAGATTCAAAAAGAATATCCTTCAGTAGATATTGATGGCATGACTTGTCCTATGCACGCAAGCTGGGAAGCAGATATTATTATACTGGCTACACCTTATGAAGCGCAGGCAGAAATTGCTGATGCAATCCGCCAGGTAGCGAATCAAAAAATTGTGATCAGTATTGCAAATCCGCTCAATGCAACATACGATGCACTCGTGACCGATCATGGAACCAGTGCAGCAGAAGAATTACAAGCTTTGTTACCACACGCAAAAGTGGTGAAGGCATTCAACACAACTTATGCTGCAAATTTTGCACAAACAGTAATTGATGGTAAACAAGCTGATGCATTTATTGCCGGTAATAACGAAGCAGCATTAGAAACAACTGCAGAGTTGGTAAAGACAACCGGATTTAATCCCGTCATTGCAGGCAAACTATCGGTAAGCCGCACATTGGAAGCAATGCAGTTATTACTGATACAGCTTACCATGAAATACAATTACAACTGGCTGGCCGGGTGGAAGATCCTGCACAACAATTAA
- a CDS encoding Crp/Fnr family transcriptional regulator → MFELLIKSIQDKVPSSEEDLHLCKTYFTPKKLRRKQFLLQEGDVCNRMAFVEKGALYSYTTDAKGGQRVMQFAFEGFWISDLYSFFTREESKLNIEALEDCELLLLDHEQHENLLKNVRQYETYIRILYQNAYVALQQRLEGTIGLTAEEKYTHLVEQYSTIVNRVPQHLIASYLGITPETLSRIRKQMASR, encoded by the coding sequence ATGTTCGAACTTCTCATAAAAAGTATACAGGATAAAGTACCTTCTTCAGAAGAAGATCTGCATTTGTGTAAAACCTATTTTACACCGAAGAAGCTGCGCCGCAAGCAATTTCTCTTACAGGAAGGTGATGTATGCAACCGCATGGCTTTTGTTGAAAAAGGGGCTTTGTATTCTTACACCACCGATGCAAAAGGCGGACAGCGTGTAATGCAGTTTGCTTTTGAAGGATTTTGGATTTCGGATCTGTATAGTTTTTTTACAAGGGAAGAATCAAAACTCAATATTGAAGCATTGGAAGATTGTGAATTGTTGTTGCTTGATCATGAACAACACGAAAACCTGTTAAAGAACGTACGCCAGTACGAAACTTATATCCGCATTTTATACCAGAATGCATATGTGGCCTTGCAGCAACGGCTCGAAGGCACCATTGGTTTGACGGCTGAAGAAAAATATACGCATCTTGTTGAACAATATTCCACCATTGTGAATCGTGTACCTCAACACTTGATCGCTTCTTATTTAGGTATTACTCCTGAAACACTCAGTCGCATCCGCAAGCAGATGGCCTCCCGGTAA
- a CDS encoding sulfite exporter TauE/SafE family protein, whose amino-acid sequence MEIVIITITAFLVAILTFFSGFGLGTILTPVFMLFFPVELAIALTGIVHFCNNLFKLFLVGAKADKEVLLGFGVPAVIAAFIGAWLLLQITDLKPLFSYSLGSKTIDVYPVKFIVSVLLLTFAVIELLPYFKHLQFNKNKLPIGGILSGFFGGLSGNQGALRSAFLIKAGLSKETFIGTAVVVSTFVDFTRLSVYASRFSKVGIEENIVLIICAVAGGIAGSYIGLKLLKKVTLEFIQKLVAMLLIVLSVALGMGLL is encoded by the coding sequence ATGGAAATCGTCATCATTACCATCACTGCATTCCTTGTTGCCATTCTTACATTTTTTTCAGGTTTTGGCTTGGGTACAATCCTTACACCTGTTTTCATGTTATTCTTCCCGGTTGAGCTGGCTATTGCATTAACGGGCATTGTTCATTTTTGTAATAACCTGTTCAAACTTTTCCTCGTTGGGGCAAAAGCAGATAAAGAGGTATTGCTTGGGTTTGGTGTGCCTGCAGTAATTGCTGCATTTATTGGTGCATGGTTATTATTACAGATAACCGATTTGAAGCCATTATTTTCGTACAGTCTTGGCAGTAAAACCATTGATGTGTACCCTGTTAAATTTATTGTTTCTGTTTTGTTACTTACGTTCGCCGTTATTGAGCTGTTGCCTTACTTTAAACATCTTCAATTCAATAAAAATAAATTACCCATCGGCGGTATACTCAGCGGATTCTTTGGCGGACTATCAGGTAACCAGGGAGCATTACGCAGTGCATTTCTAATTAAAGCCGGTCTATCAAAAGAAACATTCATCGGCACTGCAGTTGTTGTATCCACTTTTGTTGATTTTACAAGGCTTTCGGTTTATGCAAGTCGCTTCAGCAAAGTGGGAATAGAAGAAAATATTGTACTGATCATTTGTGCAGTGGCCGGCGGAATTGCAGGATCATACATCGGATTGAAATTGCTGAAGAAAGTAACACTGGAGTTCATCCAGAAATTAGTGGCGATGTTGCTGATCGTATTATCTGTTGCTTTGGGTATGGGTCTTCTTTAA
- the cysC gene encoding adenylyl-sulfate kinase, with amino-acid sequence MSFALSNIKTNNRSEFSAEHLDQVIDLEAMAETYMSHFLQHISKVEISGTVNDNIKPCVIWLTGLSAAGKTTISDDLVKKFKERSVTIISLDGDDIRQAIKLTGFDEQSRKKHNLTVGYIASKFESMGFVVIVSLISPYVSIREQIRQMCNRFIEVYVSTGIDECIKRDPKGLYAKALNGQLKDFTGISSPYEPPVNPEIVIDTTLKSISSCSDKIINFYELI; translated from the coding sequence ATGTCATTCGCTTTGAGCAATATTAAAACAAACAACCGCTCTGAATTTTCGGCAGAGCATTTGGATCAAGTAATTGATCTTGAAGCTATGGCCGAAACGTATATGTCTCATTTCCTGCAGCATATAAGTAAAGTAGAAATTTCAGGTACAGTCAATGACAATATAAAGCCTTGTGTAATTTGGCTGACAGGCCTTAGTGCAGCCGGAAAAACAACTATTTCTGATGATCTGGTAAAGAAATTCAAAGAACGTTCAGTAACAATAATTTCTCTGGATGGGGACGATATCAGACAAGCGATCAAACTCACAGGATTTGATGAACAATCAAGAAAAAAACACAACTTAACTGTTGGCTATATTGCATCGAAATTTGAAAGCATGGGATTTGTTGTTATCGTCTCCTTGATATCTCCGTATGTAAGTATCCGGGAACAGATCAGGCAAATGTGTAACCGGTTTATTGAAGTATATGTATCAACAGGCATAGATGAATGTATAAAAAGAGATCCTAAGGGGCTTTATGCAAAAGCGTTAAATGGCCAATTAAAAGATTTCACAGGTATTTCCTCACCGTATGAACCACCCGTTAATCCTGAAATTGTTATTGATACCACCTTAAAAAGTATAAGCTCCTGTTCAGATAAGATCATTAATTTCTATGAATTAATATAA
- a CDS encoding MBL fold metallo-hydrolase has product MNELQLYLNYAGYCEASEHHAIRNGRKQTIKFHALFGLIRHPAKGWILFDTGYTQRFHEATRNFPNRIYALITKVHISEEDEVKQQLKKFGLTTDDISYVIISHFHADHIGGLKDFTKAIFYCSAAAYSQVKRISTVLGFTKGILKPLLPDDFEDRLRIIEEYASAEDDEIFGRKYDLFNDGYLIIYQLPGHAAGQIGLLLKTNKQTYFLVADACWLKESYKDLILPHPSVRFFFHSWIDYKQSLKKIHTYHQQNPATIIVPTHCSVTTRDLVSQKADITLL; this is encoded by the coding sequence ATGAACGAGCTGCAACTATATTTAAATTACGCAGGTTACTGTGAAGCGAGTGAACATCACGCTATCAGAAATGGAAGAAAGCAGACTATAAAATTCCATGCACTATTCGGTTTAATACGCCATCCAGCCAAAGGATGGATATTGTTTGACACCGGATATACACAGCGTTTTCATGAAGCCACACGCAATTTTCCTAACCGGATTTATGCTCTTATAACCAAAGTACATATCTCTGAAGAGGATGAAGTAAAACAACAATTAAAGAAGTTCGGGCTAACAACAGACGATATCTCATACGTTATTATAAGTCATTTTCACGCAGACCATATTGGTGGATTAAAAGACTTTACTAAAGCAATTTTTTATTGCTCTGCTGCGGCTTATTCACAAGTGAAACGTATTAGCACAGTATTGGGGTTTACAAAAGGGATTTTAAAACCGTTGCTTCCGGATGATTTTGAAGACCGTCTTCGTATAATCGAAGAATATGCATCGGCAGAAGATGATGAAATATTTGGCCGAAAATATGATCTCTTCAATGATGGCTATTTGATCATTTACCAATTACCAGGGCACGCAGCTGGCCAAATTGGATTACTTCTAAAAACCAACAAACAAACTTATTTCCTTGTGGCAGACGCCTGTTGGCTTAAAGAGTCATACAAGGATTTGATTTTACCGCATCCTTCGGTTCGCTTTTTCTTTCACTCATGGATTGATTATAAACAAAGCTTAAAAAAAATCCATACATACCATCAACAAAATCCTGCAACAATTATCGTTCCCACGCATTGTTCTGTTACCACCCGTGATCTTGTTTCTCAAAAAGCAGACATTACATTACTTTAA
- a CDS encoding 3-oxoacyl-[acyl-carrier-protein] synthase III C-terminal domain-containing protein: MLKGKPVRIVGFGEYLPRKVLSSEIEEQFGLYTGWSEKYSGVATRHHVTFETNAYMGARAVEQALANCSVPLSEIDLLISAAATYDYPIPNEASVIKSQLKDGNQFTFPTIDIDSTCLSFVSAFEIAANLLDGKQYKKIIIVSSEVSSKGLNPENSETVTLFGDAAVAVIVQYDEDGNSLFIKGGLQTYSEGVMDAIIEGGGTKYSFKDHAYNQKLHSFAMNGKNLLRLAKKCIPHFMDFFFRDLPISILDTDAIIPHQASKAGLMMFKSLYPFRDNQVKDSLCSLGNCIAASIPLTFYRSIKAGEIKRGDVCLLSGTSAGFSIGGVLIKY, translated from the coding sequence ATGCTAAAAGGAAAACCGGTAAGAATTGTAGGCTTTGGAGAATACCTGCCAAGAAAAGTTCTGTCATCAGAAATTGAAGAACAATTTGGCCTCTATACTGGCTGGTCAGAAAAATATTCCGGAGTTGCAACAAGGCACCATGTTACTTTTGAAACAAATGCATATATGGGCGCCCGTGCTGTTGAGCAGGCATTAGCAAATTGTTCGGTTCCCCTTTCTGAAATTGACTTACTCATATCTGCCGCCGCTACTTATGATTACCCAATACCGAACGAAGCAAGTGTCATTAAGAGCCAATTGAAAGATGGCAATCAGTTTACGTTTCCAACTATTGACATCGACAGTACATGTTTGAGTTTTGTTTCTGCTTTTGAAATTGCGGCTAACCTATTAGACGGAAAGCAATACAAAAAAATTATTATAGTCAGTTCAGAGGTTTCGTCAAAAGGCTTAAATCCTGAAAATTCCGAAACAGTTACGTTATTTGGTGATGCGGCCGTTGCTGTAATTGTTCAATACGACGAAGATGGCAATTCTCTTTTCATTAAAGGTGGGTTGCAAACTTATTCAGAAGGGGTAATGGATGCAATTATTGAAGGCGGAGGAACAAAATATTCATTTAAGGATCATGCTTATAATCAAAAGCTACATTCATTTGCCATGAATGGAAAAAATTTACTTCGCCTCGCAAAAAAATGTATTCCACACTTCATGGATTTTTTCTTCCGGGATTTACCAATAAGCATATTAGACACTGATGCTATTATCCCTCATCAGGCTTCAAAAGCAGGTCTCATGATGTTTAAGTCCTTGTATCCATTCAGAGACAATCAAGTCAAGGATAGTCTTTGTTCGCTCGGAAACTGTATTGCAGCTTCCATTCCTTTAACCTTTTATCGCTCAATCAAAGCAGGAGAAATAAAACGAGGAGATGTCTGTTTGTTAAGCGGCACATCAGCAGGCTTTTCTATTGGCGGGGTTTTAATTAAATACTAA